From Rhopalosiphum padi isolate XX-2018 chromosome 2, ASM2088224v1, whole genome shotgun sequence:
attataaaataaattattcttaatataattattttattttactttttatcacAGACAATGgcttacctatatttaatttttaaatatctaacttAAACGATAATACCCCAATCTTCTTTAATTAGATCTGATCCTTTTTCACCAATCATGATAGTTGGTGCATTAGTATGCGCAGATACAATTTCAGGCATAATTGAGGCATCAATAACTCTTAGTCCTTTGAACCCATGAACTCTTAACCTTGGATCAACCACAGCTGTAGGATCTCCTATTGGTCCCATTTTACATGTTCCAGCCAAATGATATATGGTAAATGTCAGGTGTCTGGCTGCACACTTCCAATAATCGTCTGAGTCAAATCGAAAATGTTCACAACCTGGTATGGGTTCTTTCAATAATTTTGCATCACTACGTCTCAAGGCAtccatttgtattaatttttcacttATTCTTACACCTGCCACTATTACATCCAGATCTCTTTCGTCATCAAAATAATTTGGGTAAATTGCTGGGTACCGAAATGGGTTACGGTCTTTTAATTCTATCCATCCTTTGCTTTTTGGTCTCATAATCATTGGaaatatcataaatgtatttttttgttctgtatttttaaaaacacgatTATATACATCATCCTTAATGCCAAATGATTTTTTAAGCGTTTCATCTGAACTCACCGcaccatttataaataataattcgagATTGGGATGACCATCAACATGATTAGGACGATTCAAATCAAAGAAAGCCAATGCTTCGGTTCCTCCTGGTATTGATATAGGCCCCTTGTGATATTTTAGAAAATCGTGTATGTTATTTGGATTTTCCAAAACCCTTTGCGTTTTTATTGAACTTGTATCATTTACAATAAATGTTAAGCCACCCAATGCTACATGATCCATAAGATTACGGCCTACTTGTAGATCGCTTAAAACATTAATACCTTTTGATATTAAATGATCTTTTGGTCCGATCCCCGATAACATGAGTAATTGTGGAGAATTAATTGCCCCAGCTGAAATAATAACTTCTTTACGTGCAAAAACTCTATATTTCTTGTTTCctctataatattctattccAATTGCTCTACGGCCAGTTGTATCAAACAATATCCTTGTCacgtgactttttttttttataaataaattttttcgtTTGCGTATCGGATGAAGAAACGCTACATTGGTACTATGTCTTAATCCATTTTTCATAGTCAATTGGtgaaaattaaaacctatttgaCTTTTTCCATTTAAATCTCTTACAGGATATCCAAGCTCATACCCGGATTGAACAAATGACTTGGCTAACATACTCTTGTATGGCGATTCTGATATAGAAAGAAATCCACCTTCTTTATGGAAACCATAATCTCGAAGAGTGATATTATTTGCATCCTctgatttaagaaaatattttagaacttCGTCTGCATTCCAgcctaaaacatttttataaaatacgttttatttataaaatattgtttgtagaatttttaattttacttaccaACATTTCCTGCATTGGCCCATCCATCATAATCTTTTTTGTGGCCCCTGgtatatatcatatagttaAGTACGCTTGAACCTCCCATTACCTTACCTCTTGGATAATTGCACTGCCTGTTGGAATGAcctaaaacattgaattttatttttaggtggGTGTTGTGGATCAACCAGGAGAACAACAGTTGTTGGTGGTTGGGCATGGGCTTGGTGGCTTATTACAGATGTTCAATATCTATCTCTtgaggtaattataataatagatataacagTATACATtgtcattatttaaatgttatatatttttattgtttaggtTATGACTTTAAATCCCATGTGTGACACTGTTGAAACCGTTCATGGAGTTCCTTTAACTGTAACAGGAGTAGCTCAGTGTAAAATAATGAAAGCTGACGAACTTCTACAAACAGCTTCTGAACAATTCCTTGGACGAACTACTAATGAAATTAAGCAAACTGTACTTCAAACTCTAGAAGGTCATTTAAGAGCTATATTGGGTACTTTAACAGTCGAAGAAGTGTATAAAGATAGAGATCAATTTGCATCTCTTGTAAGAGAAGTTGCTGCACCCGACGTTGGTCGTATGGGGATTGAGATATTATCGTTTACAATTAAAGATGTTTTTGATGAAGTTCAATATTTAACTTCACTTGGAAAATCACAAACTGCTGCTGTAAAGAGAGATGCAGATATTGGAGTTGCACTTGCTAACCGCGATGCAGGTATTAGAGAGGCCGAATGTGAAAAGTTGGCAATGGATGTAAAATATGGAACAGATACCAAAATTGAAGATAACTCAAGAATGTTTAAGCTTCAAAAAGCTAATTATGATATGGAAGTTAATACTGCAAAAGCTGAGGCACAGTTAGCGTATGAATTACAAGCAGCCAAAATAAGGCAAAAAATCAGAAATgaagaaattcaaattgaaGTAGTTGAACGAAAGaaacaaattgaaattgaaGTACAGGAAGTTGAGCGTAGAGAAAGAGAACTGAATTCTACTGTTAGGTTGCCTGCTGAAGCTGAAAGTTATCGTGTTCAAGCAATTGCTGAGGGAAAgaggtaaaaaaattatttgttaattaaaaaaaaaataaatacaatgcataatgtttataaattgttttagaaCTCAAACTGTTGAAGTTGCAACAGCTGAAGGTGAACGAATTAAGAAAATTGGGCTTGCTGAAGCTTCTGCAATAGAAGCTGTTGGTAGAGCTGAGGCCCAAGGAATGATGTTAAAGGCAcaagtatttaaacaatatgaAGAAGCAGCTGTTATGTC
This genomic window contains:
- the LOC132921200 gene encoding glucose dehydrogenase [FAD, quinone]-like, with product MWKPAIVFLLFAAHVSQLDSTVTEYPPLFEDLYNYLLEGIDYVKRQTRDERYELKEYDFIIVGAGSAGAVVANRLSEVYAWNVLLIEAGEEEHYVMDIPLLANMLQFTDANWKYKTMPSDNYCIGHSNRQCNYPRGKVMGGSSVLNYMIYTRGHKKDYDGWANAGNVGWNADEVLKYFLKSEDANNITLRDYGFHKEGGFLSISESPYKSMLAKSFVQSGYELGYPVRDLNGKSQIGFNFHQLTMKNGLRHSTNVAFLHPIRKRKNLFIKKKSHVTRILFDTTGRRAIGIEYYRGNKKYRVFARKEVIISAGAINSPQLLMLSGIGPKDHLISKGINVLSDLQVGRNLMDHVALGGLTFIVNDTSSIKTQRVLENPNNIHDFLKYHKGPISIPGGTEALAFFDLNRPNHVDGHPNLELLFINGAVSSDETLKKSFGIKDDVYNRVFKNTEQKNTFMIFPMIMRPKSKGWIELKDRNPFRYPAIYPNYFDDERDLDVIVAGVRISEKLIQMDALRRSDAKLLKEPIPGCEHFRFDSDDYWKCAARHLTFTIYHLAGTCKMGPIGDPTAVVDPRLRVHGFKGLRVIDASIMPEIVSAHTNAPTIMIGEKGSDLIKEDWGIIV
- the LOC132921203 gene encoding flotillin-2, with the translated sequence MGQIHTVGPNKALIVSGGCCGSTRRTTVVGGWAWAWWLITDVQYLSLEVMTLNPMCDTVETVHGVPLTVTGVAQCKIMKADELLQTASEQFLGRTTNEIKQTVLQTLEGHLRAILGTLTVEEVYKDRDQFASLVREVAAPDVGRMGIEILSFTIKDVFDEVQYLTSLGKSQTAAVKRDADIGVALANRDAGIREAECEKLAMDVKYGTDTKIEDNSRMFKLQKANYDMEVNTAKAEAQLAYELQAAKIRQKIRNEEIQIEVVERKKQIEIEVQEVERRERELNSTVRLPAEAESYRVQAIAEGKRTQTVEVATAEGERIKKIGLAEASAIEAVGRAEAQGMMLKAQVFKQYEEAAVMSLIMDALPKIAAEIVAPLSKTEEIVLLSGNSNVTAEVNRLVGQLPPAVQALTGVDLTKVLSKIPGVK